A genome region from Triticum aestivum cultivar Chinese Spring chromosome 2B, IWGSC CS RefSeq v2.1, whole genome shotgun sequence includes the following:
- the LOC123042224 gene encoding putative invertase inhibitor produces the protein MGPSRSLPCLVLLFLVASSRASVLEDTCKSFAAGHPAIGYDYCIKFFQASKDSATADKRGLAVIASKLAGAAASGIIKRIHALVASEKDKRIQMALHDCDQLYSQAVDELDGAAKGAAAGTPRGKADAVAYVNGALGAPGTCETGFGEMGVESPLVAEDSEFTKEVYITLDVTHSL, from the coding sequence ATGGGGCCTTCACGATCTCTCCcctgcctcgtcctcctcttcctcgtcgcctCGTCCAGGGCTTCCGTCTTAGAGGACACGTGCAAATCCTTCGCCGCCGGCCATCCGGCCATCGGCTACGACTACTGCATCAAGTTTTTCCAGGCCAGCAAGGACAGCGCCACCGCCGACAAGCGCGGCCTGGCCGTCATCGCGTCGAAGCTCGCCGGAGCGGCAGCCAGCGGCATCATCAAGCGCATCCACGCCCTCGTGGCCTCGGAGAAGGACAAGCGCATCCAGATGGCCCTCCACGACTGCGACCAATTGTACTCGCAAGCCGTGGACGAGCTCGATGGCGCGGCTAAAGGCGCCGCGGCGGGCACACCGCGAGGCAAAGCGGACGCGGTGGCGTACGTCAACGGCGCGTTGGGCGCCCCCGGCACCTGCGAGACCGGGTTTGGGGAGATGGGCGTGGAGTCGCCGCTCGTCGCCGAGGACTCCGAGTTCACTAAGGAGGTCTACATCACGCTCGATGTAACGCACTCGTTATAA
- the LOC123046858 gene encoding uncharacterized protein — protein sequence MEAEAEEAKAPPRMNRRQWRAARGNREDKWTRKRRLLLEATEEKRRAQVAAEAAADAAADAAEREDEEAAVAMRYRDSWIWTFSSLCGSYEEATSIKPMRYTDEPPPPFAGVGYANAVVVFSVKVTQLDDSLDWPLDVYGIVAARDSIDRNRNLLFNRTRDNCQRLTAGDASLLLTGPSRAVVIVDPVNYEVELKVKGDMPSEDKLLSLLVIEDKYYLPGDRRQGVHCHTYSSKLSTVEVTVGHLAKTVEATIAVQVVEGSWPTGHHGRFAARMASLDDLEMVLLDSQDGMVPVTKDGAIEFSRSVVSVEADGELTLGVDVWQGDDKAAKYQVRFVPRKAGRSEDICDVVFCKMRFTVAWSLLVNW from the exons ATGGAGGCGGAGGCAGAAGAAGCGAAGGCGCCGCCGCGGATGAACCGCAGGCAGTGGAGAGCCGCGAGGGGGAACCGCGAGGACAAGTGGACGAGGAAGCGCCGCCTGCTGCTGGAGGCGACCGAGGAGAAACGCCGCGCGCAGGTGGCcgcagaggcggcggcggacgcggcggcggacgcggcggAACGTGAGGACGAGGAGGCCGCCGTGGCGATGCGGTACCGCGACAGCTGGATTTGGACCTTCTCCAGCTTATGCGGCTCCTACGAGGAAGCCA CGTCCATAAAGCCAATGCGATACACCGACGAGCCGCCACCGCCCTTTGCCGGCGTCGGTTATGCTAATGCCGTGGTCGTCTTCTCGGTGAAGGTGACGCAATTAGATGATAGCCTGGATTGGCCGCTCGATGTATACGGCATCGTTGCCGCGCGGGATTCAATTGACCGCAATCGCAACCTCCTCTTCAACCGCACCAGAGACAATTGCCAGAGGCTCACCGCAGGG GATGCCTCTCTATTGTTGACCGGTCCAAGTCGTGCTGTTGTGATCGTTGATCCTGTCAACTACGAGGTTGAACTAAAAGTGAAGGGTGACATGCCGTCTGAAGATAAACTCTTAAGCCTTCTAGTCATCGAGGACAAGTACTATCTTCCTGGTGATCGCCGCCAAGGAGTTCATTGCCACACCTACTCTTCTAAGCTAAGCACAGTGGAGGTGACGGTTGGCCATCTTGCAAAGACAGTGGAGGCTACTATCGCTGTGCAAGTTGTTGAGGGATCCTGGCCAACTGGCCATCACGGGCGATTTGCTGCACGTATGGCCAGTCTCGATGATCTGGAGATGGTGCTACTTGATTCTCAGGATGGCATGGTACCTGTTACGAAAGATGGGGCAATTGAGTTTTCACGGTCTGTTGTTTCTGTCGAAGCGGATGGAGAGCTGACACTTGGTGTGGATGTCTGGCAAGGTGATGACAAGGCTGCCAAATATCAAGTAAGATTTGTACCTAGAAAAGCAGGTAGAAGTGAGGATATTTGCGATGTTGTGTTTTGTAAGATGCGATTCACCGTTGCTTGGTCGCTTCTTGTGAACTGGTGA